One stretch of Chryseobacterium indologenes DNA includes these proteins:
- a CDS encoding homocysteine S-methyltransferase family protein, translated as MTNIESLNKALKERILVLDGAMGTMLQRYKFEEEDYRGERFKDWEHPVKGNNDLLSLTQPQAIEEVHKKYLEAGADIIETNTFSGTTIAMADYHMEELVYELNYESAKIARKACDEYTAKNPDKPRFVAGSIGPTNRTASLSPDVNDPGYRAITFEELRVAYKQQCEALLDGGSDILLVETIFDTLNAKAALFAIDELQEERGINIPIMVSGTITDASGRTLSGQTAEAFLISVSHLNLLSVGFNCALGADQLTPYLETLAHNSEFYVSAYPNAGLPNAFGKYDETPEDMARQIKEYAEKGLINIIGGCCGTTPEHIKAIAELVEKYQPRKLKEFV; from the coding sequence ATGACAAATATAGAATCACTAAACAAAGCCCTCAAAGAACGCATCCTGGTCCTGGACGGTGCTATGGGAACCATGCTTCAGCGCTATAAGTTTGAAGAAGAAGATTACCGTGGCGAGCGTTTCAAAGACTGGGAACATCCTGTAAAAGGAAATAATGACTTGCTTTCTTTGACACAACCTCAAGCCATAGAAGAAGTTCACAAGAAATACCTGGAAGCAGGAGCAGATATTATTGAAACCAATACCTTCTCCGGAACTACCATTGCAATGGCAGACTATCACATGGAAGAATTGGTGTATGAGTTAAACTATGAGTCTGCAAAAATTGCAAGAAAAGCTTGTGATGAATACACAGCTAAGAATCCGGATAAACCAAGATTCGTAGCCGGATCAATTGGTCCAACCAACAGAACGGCAAGCTTAAGTCCGGATGTGAATGATCCCGGATACAGAGCCATAACGTTTGAAGAATTAAGAGTAGCCTACAAACAACAATGTGAAGCATTATTAGACGGAGGTTCGGATATTCTATTGGTAGAAACCATCTTTGATACCTTAAATGCTAAAGCTGCTTTATTCGCTATTGATGAACTTCAGGAAGAAAGAGGCATTAACATTCCGATCATGGTTTCAGGAACAATCACTGATGCTTCGGGAAGAACATTGAGTGGACAGACTGCAGAAGCCTTTTTGATCTCTGTTTCCCATCTGAATTTATTAAGTGTTGGCTTTAACTGTGCTTTAGGTGCAGATCAGTTGACACCTTACCTGGAAACACTGGCTCATAATTCAGAATTCTATGTTTCAGCATATCCTAATGCTGGATTACCGAATGCTTTCGGAAAATATGATGAGACTCCGGAAGATATGGCGAGACAGATTAAAGAATATGCAGAAAAAGGATTGATTAATATTATCGGCGGATGCTGCGGTACGACTCCCGAACATATTAAGGCCATTGCTGAGTTGGTAGAAAAATATCAGCCAAGAAAATTGAAGGAATTTGTGTGA
- a CDS encoding fatty acid desaturase family protein has product MEKPSYLKDPDDAKLFNELRKKVNQRVEAISENRDIYIQIKAVMLPSIYVGLYFFAVFNAEKHWVYILSFILMGIFLVLIYLNLIHEAAHNNIFKSKRLNGMVLHIFDFIGANSYIWKKRHIASHHAYPNVDGWDTDIEQSGLLLIVPWIKAKGVQKYQHRFFFLVYPLYLFNWMFIRDFRDFFDKERVILKTQGRIPVVEKVKMVSYKLFYFFYQIVVPVVFFKVSIGLALGAWFLQVIAASIFALFVLLPLHPLPDNAFPRLNKDNGLPFSWLRHQLEVTNDLKENNWLVRNVLGNFNFHVAHHLFPNYSYMYYNEITEEIEEFAKEHGLAYKRFPLFTALGKHRDLLRQNANNAYYILEE; this is encoded by the coding sequence ATGGAAAAGCCAAGTTACTTAAAAGATCCAGATGATGCCAAGCTGTTTAATGAGTTGAGAAAGAAAGTAAACCAAAGGGTAGAAGCTATTTCTGAAAACAGGGATATTTATATTCAGATCAAAGCGGTGATGCTCCCATCGATCTATGTAGGTTTATATTTCTTCGCAGTCTTTAATGCAGAGAAACATTGGGTTTATATCCTGAGTTTTATTTTAATGGGAATTTTTTTGGTTTTAATTTATTTAAATCTGATCCATGAAGCAGCCCATAACAACATCTTTAAAAGTAAAAGACTCAATGGGATGGTGCTGCATATTTTCGATTTCATAGGAGCCAATTCCTATATCTGGAAGAAAAGACATATCGCAAGCCATCATGCCTATCCGAATGTGGATGGTTGGGATACCGATATTGAGCAGAGTGGTTTGCTGTTAATAGTGCCTTGGATTAAGGCAAAAGGAGTACAGAAGTATCAGCATAGGTTTTTCTTTTTAGTATATCCGTTGTATTTATTCAATTGGATGTTCATAAGAGATTTTAGAGACTTCTTCGACAAGGAAAGAGTGATTTTGAAAACCCAGGGAAGAATACCTGTTGTGGAAAAAGTGAAAATGGTAAGTTATAAGCTGTTTTACTTTTTTTATCAGATTGTAGTTCCTGTTGTGTTCTTTAAAGTATCGATCGGTTTAGCTTTAGGAGCTTGGTTTTTACAGGTGATTGCAGCAAGCATTTTTGCACTGTTTGTTTTATTGCCTCTGCATCCGCTGCCTGATAATGCTTTTCCAAGATTGAATAAAGATAATGGGCTCCCATTTAGCTGGCTTCGTCATCAATTGGAAGTAACCAATGATTTAAAAGAAAATAATTGGTTGGTAAGAAATGTACTGGGGAATTTTAATTTCCATGTGGCTCATCACCTTTTTCCCAATTACAGCTATATGTATTACAACGAGATCACAGAAGAAATAGAAGAATTTGCTAAAGAACATGGCTTGGCATATAAAAGATTTCCGCTGTTCACTGCATTAGGCAAGCACAGGGATTTATTGAGGCAGAATGCAAATAATGCCTACTATATTTTAGAAGAATAA